DNA sequence from the Terriglobia bacterium genome:
ACGTCACCTTCACCCAGGACACCTGGGAACATATATATAAGATCAAGGACAAGGAATATCCGGACGACAAGATTGTCGGTTGGTATCATTCGCATCCTGGCTTCGGCGTGTTTCTCTCCGAGCACGATCTGTTTATCCAGCAGAATTTCTTTTCCAATCCTCAGCAGGTGGCATGGGTTTACGATCCGCACACGGACGAAGAAGGCTGCTTCGGCTGGATCGGCGGCAACATTGAAAAGCTTTCCGCCATTCGCGTGGGCTACTCTCAGGATGTTGAGATTACCGGCACAGCGGCCCGGGAATATGAAGAAGACGATAATGGCGGGTCTTTGGACTCCATGGTTCGTACCGATCAAGATCAAAGATCCGCGGAACCGGCATGGATGAAGTGGACGACGCGGGTTCTGGGCTATCTGGCAATCATGCTTTTGGGACTGGTGTCCGGGTACATGCTGCGGAACTGGCAGGTATCGCCCGTGCTGGATTCTTACCAGCAGATCATGAATCACCCACTTGAAGCGTGCCGCATCCTGCTCACAATGGATCCGGAGCGAAATGGAATAGTGGCGGCCCCACAAGTTCCGCAGCAG
Encoded proteins:
- a CDS encoding Mov34/MPN/PAD-1 family protein → MPKPAKVKVRVSTQPVVVMEAEVARKIRQHARTSMKAEVCGVLIGNTEHERMTVEACIAGINAAQGGAHVTFTQDTWEHIYKIKDKEYPDDKIVGWYHSHPGFGVFLSEHDLFIQQNFFSNPQQVAWVYDPHTDEEGCFGWIGGNIEKLSAIRVGYSQDVEITGTAAREYEEDDNGGSLDSMVRTDQDQRSAEPAWMKWTTRVLGYLAIMLLGLVSGYMLRNWQVSPVLDSYQQIMNHPLEACRILLTMDPERNGIVAAPQVPQQDSPQQTQPQQSPQQQAPRQKAPEAKGNNGKH